In Arachis hypogaea cultivar Tifrunner chromosome 2, arahy.Tifrunner.gnm2.J5K5, whole genome shotgun sequence, a genomic segment contains:
- the LOC112744650 gene encoding probable 2-oxoglutarate-dependent dioxygenase AOP1 isoform X1 — protein MGSQTETHDLPIVDLTDETLKPGTEAWVSACKVVRTALEDHGCFIARYNKIGEELCDSVVSALEQLFGLPLETKKQETSEKLFHNYYGQIPSLPLYESLGIDDPLNIKGCQKFTNIMWPQGNDRFCESVNEYAKVLGEVDKVTKKMVFESYGVDSERCNSFIESGNYLLRCLKYRPPEKNETHLGMQSHTDLTMQSVLHQLNGVAGLEIKIKNGNWLLVHPSPSFFLVMAGDAFKVWSNGRIRPCEHRVIMNNAKEIRYSMGLFTFNGDIVQMPEEFVDDKNPLRYKPLFDHFDYLRFFDKEKIIDSDLRVKAYFGV, from the exons ATGGGATCCCAAACAGAAACCCATGATCTTCCTATTGTTGACTTAACCGATGAAACGCTGAAGCCTGGAACTGAAGCGTGGGTTTCAGCATGTAAAGTAGTTCGAACTGCGTTGGAGGATCATGGTTGTTTCATTGCACGTTACAACAAAATTGGTGAAGAGCTTTGTGATTCTGTTGTCTCTGCATTGGAACAACTATTTGGTCTGCCATTGGAGACAAAGAAGCAAGAGACTAGTGAGAAATTGTTTCATAATTATTATGGACAAATTCCATCTCTTCCATTATATGAATCACTTGGGATTGATGATCCATTAAACATTAAGGGATGCCAGAAGTTCACAAACATCATGTGGCCACAAGGGAATGATCGTTTTTG CGAAAGCGTGAATGAGTATGCAAAGGTATTGGGAGAAGTAGACAAAGTGACAAAGAAGATGGTATTTGAGAGCTATGGTGTGGACAGTGAGCGATGCAATTCATTCATAGAATCAGGAAATTACCTTCTTCGGTGCCTCAAATACAGACCACCAGAGAAGAATGAAACTCATTTGGGAATGCAATCTCACACTGATTTGACTATGCAATCAGTATTGCATCAGCTGAATGGTGTGGCAGGTTTGGAAATCAAAATCAAGAATGGGAACTGGCTGCTTGTTCATCCCTCCCCTTCCTTCTTTCTCGTCATGGCTGGAGATGCTTTCAAG GTTTGGAGCAATGGCAGGATACGTCCGTGTGAACATCGAGTGATAATGAATAACGCAAAGGAAATTAGGTATTCTATGGGGCTTTTCACTTTTAATGGTGACATTGTGCAAATGCCAGAAGAGTTTGTTGATGACAAAAATCCTTTGCGCTATAAACCATTATTTGACCATTTTGATTACCTTCGTTTCTTTGATAAAGAGAAGATCATAGACTCTGATTTGCGAGTCAAGGCATACTTTGGAGTATGA
- the LOC112744650 gene encoding probable 2-oxoglutarate-dependent dioxygenase AOP1 isoform X2 yields MGSQTETHDLPIVDLTDETLKPGTEAWVSACKVVRTALEDHGCFIARYNKIGEELCDSVVSALEQLFGLPLETKKQETSEKLFHNYYGQIPSLPLYESLGIDDPLNIKGCQKFTNIMWPQGNDRFCVNEYAKVLGEVDKVTKKMVFESYGVDSERCNSFIESGNYLLRCLKYRPPEKNETHLGMQSHTDLTMQSVLHQLNGVAGLEIKIKNGNWLLVHPSPSFFLVMAGDAFKVWSNGRIRPCEHRVIMNNAKEIRYSMGLFTFNGDIVQMPEEFVDDKNPLRYKPLFDHFDYLRFFDKEKIIDSDLRVKAYFGV; encoded by the exons ATGGGATCCCAAACAGAAACCCATGATCTTCCTATTGTTGACTTAACCGATGAAACGCTGAAGCCTGGAACTGAAGCGTGGGTTTCAGCATGTAAAGTAGTTCGAACTGCGTTGGAGGATCATGGTTGTTTCATTGCACGTTACAACAAAATTGGTGAAGAGCTTTGTGATTCTGTTGTCTCTGCATTGGAACAACTATTTGGTCTGCCATTGGAGACAAAGAAGCAAGAGACTAGTGAGAAATTGTTTCATAATTATTATGGACAAATTCCATCTCTTCCATTATATGAATCACTTGGGATTGATGATCCATTAAACATTAAGGGATGCCAGAAGTTCACAAACATCATGTGGCCACAAGGGAATGATCGTTTTTG CGTGAATGAGTATGCAAAGGTATTGGGAGAAGTAGACAAAGTGACAAAGAAGATGGTATTTGAGAGCTATGGTGTGGACAGTGAGCGATGCAATTCATTCATAGAATCAGGAAATTACCTTCTTCGGTGCCTCAAATACAGACCACCAGAGAAGAATGAAACTCATTTGGGAATGCAATCTCACACTGATTTGACTATGCAATCAGTATTGCATCAGCTGAATGGTGTGGCAGGTTTGGAAATCAAAATCAAGAATGGGAACTGGCTGCTTGTTCATCCCTCCCCTTCCTTCTTTCTCGTCATGGCTGGAGATGCTTTCAAG GTTTGGAGCAATGGCAGGATACGTCCGTGTGAACATCGAGTGATAATGAATAACGCAAAGGAAATTAGGTATTCTATGGGGCTTTTCACTTTTAATGGTGACATTGTGCAAATGCCAGAAGAGTTTGTTGATGACAAAAATCCTTTGCGCTATAAACCATTATTTGACCATTTTGATTACCTTCGTTTCTTTGATAAAGAGAAGATCATAGACTCTGATTTGCGAGTCAAGGCATACTTTGGAGTATGA